GCGGGTGGTGGTGGCAGTTGATCCGCCGGCCACCTCCGGCATGCGGGCCAACGCCTGCGGTATCGTCTGCGCGGGGTTGGGCGAAGATGGCCGGGCCTATGTGCTGGACGATGCCAGTTGCAAGCGCCTGACCCCGCTGCAATGGGCGGCCCGCGTGGCGGCCCTCTATCACCAGCGCGAAGCTGACCGCATCGTCGCCGAGGTGAACCAGGGCGGCGACATGGTACGCGACGTGCTGATGCAGGTGGATGCGACATTGCCCGTGAAGGCCGTGCATGCCGCCAAGGGCAAGAAGGCGCGGGCCGAACCCGTGGCCGCCCTCTACGAGCAGGGCCGCGTGTCGCATGTCGGCGCTTTTGGCGAACTCGAAGATGAAATGTGCAGCGTCATCGGTGACGGCGCCTCGCCAGACCGCCTTGACGCCCTCGTCTGGGCACTGACCGAACTGATGCTGCGAAAACCATCGGGACCCCGTGTGCGCGCGGTGTGAAGTGCCGGGCCCTCATGCCGAGGTGCACCACGTCGCTGCCTCGAAACACGAGACACTGAAGAAATCCTTCGAGGCCACGCGAACCCGCGTGGCACCTCAGGATGAGGAAGATGATATGTTCCAGAAACTGAAAAACCTTCTCACCACCAAGTCCTCCGCCACGGCGCCGCTGATCTCGTTGCACAGTGCGGGGCGGGCACAGTGGACACCGCGCAATTACACGGCGCTGGCGCGGGAGGGGTTTGCCGGCAACGTGGTCGGCTATCGCTGCGTGCGCATGATCGCGGAAGCGGCGAGTGCCGTGCCGTTGCTGTTGCAGGTGAACGGTGCAGAAGCTGAATCCCATCCCGTGAAGGCGCTGCTGGCGCGTCCCAATCCGGCACAGAGCGGTCGTGATCTTCTCGACCAACTCTTCGCCCAACTCATGCTGGCGGGCAATGCCTATGCCGAACTGGTCTTGCTGGATGGTGCACCCCGCGAAATCTTTGCCCTGCGGCCGGACCGCATGGCGGTGGTTCCGTCGCGCGCTGGTTGGCCCGAGGCCTATGAATACTCCGTGGGTGGATCATCCGTGCGCATGCCGCGTGAAAACGTGCTGCACCTCAAGCTCTTCAACCCCGCAGACGACCACTACGGCCAGTCGCCCCTCGAAGCCGCGGCCCGCGCCATCGACACGCACAACGCCGCAAGCGCCTGGAACAAGGCCATGCTGGACAATGCGGCGCGCCCCTCCGGTGCGCTGGTCTTTGCTGCCGCCGACGGGCACCTGACGGCGGACCAATTCGAACGCCTCAAGAGCGAGTTGCAATCCGCCTACCAGGGCGCCGCCAATGCGGGCCGCCCCCTGGTGCTGGAAGGCGGGCTGGACTGGAAAGAGATGGGCTTCAGCCCCAAGGACATGGACTTCATCGAATCCAAGAACATGGCTGCGCGCGAAGTTGCACTTGCCTTTGGCGTGCCGCCCATGCTGCTGGGCATTCCCGGCGACAACACCTACGCCAACT
The nucleotide sequence above comes from Hyphomicrobiales bacterium. Encoded proteins:
- a CDS encoding phage portal protein gives rise to the protein MFQKLKNLLTTKSSATAPLISLHSAGRAQWTPRNYTALAREGFAGNVVGYRCVRMIAEAASAVPLLLQVNGAEAESHPVKALLARPNPAQSGRDLLDQLFAQLMLAGNAYAELVLLDGAPREIFALRPDRMAVVPSRAGWPEAYEYSVGGSSVRMPRENVLHLKLFNPADDHYGQSPLEAAARAIDTHNAASAWNKAMLDNAARPSGALVFAAADGHLTADQFERLKSELQSAYQGAANAGRPLVLEGGLDWKEMGFSPKDMDFIESKNMAAREVALAFGVPPMLLGIPGDNTYANFAEANRVFWRQTIVPLVLRVADALALWLEPHAGGSLALVPDLDQVEALAPDRDALWKRVNDAGFLTANEKRQAVGYGGSE